A window of the Vespula vulgaris chromosome 6, iyVesVulg1.1, whole genome shotgun sequence genome harbors these coding sequences:
- the LOC127064719 gene encoding adenosylhomocysteinase-like 1 isoform X5, translated as MGVAQFILNESFSSVIESLEASNNAFHGPRTKLDTKSGALKKSSRYRSRSLSASSTDSYSSASYTGSSSDEDDVSPREKIQKTEKGFTDFCVRNINQHAFGRREIEIAEQEMPGIMALRKRAADDRPLKNAKIVGCTHINAQTAVLIETLVELGAQVRWAACNIYSTQNEVAAALAHTGYPIFAWRGETEEDFWWCIDKCVAAENWQPNMILDDGGDATHLMLKKYNAMFKMIQGIVEESVTGVHRLYQLSKAGKLSVPAMNVNDSVTKTKFDNLYSCRESIIDSLKRSTDVMFGGKQVVICGYGEVGKGCCQALKGLGCIVYITEIDPICALQASMDGFRVMKLNEVIRNVDIVITATGNKNVVTREHMDKMKNGCVVCNMGHSNTEIDINSLRTPDLTWEKVRSQVDHVIWPDGKRIVLLAEGRLVNLSCSSIPSFVVSITAATQALALIELFNAPPGRYKSDVYLLPKKMDEYVASLHLPTFDAHLTELTDEQAKYMGLNKAGPFKPSYYRY; from the exons ATGGGCGTGGCACAGTTCATTCTAAATGAATCTTTCTCAAGTGTAATTGAA AGCCTTGAGGCATCAAATAATGCCTTTCACGGCCCGAGAACAAAATTA GATACTAAATCTGGGGCTTTAAAGAAGTCTAGTCGCTATCGCAGCCGCTCCTTATCTGCTAGCAGCACTGACAGTTACAGTTCTg CATCTTATACAGGAAGTTCATCAGATGAAGATGATGTATCACCACGTGAGAAGATTCAAAAGACGGAAAAAGGCTTTACTGACTTCTGTGTGCGGAATATCAATCAGCATGCCTTTGGGCGCAGAGAAATTGAAATTGCAGAACAAGAAATGCCAGGAATCATGGCACTTCGTAAGCGTGCAGCAGATGATAGg CCATTGAAGAATGCTAAAATTGTGGGATGTACTCATATTAATGCCCAAACAGCAGTTTTGATTGAAACCTTAGTAGAACTTGGAGCACAAGTACGATGGGCtgcatgtaatatttattctacACAAAATGAAGTAGCAGCTGCTTTAGCTCATACTGGATATCCAATTTTTGCTTGGCGGGGTGAAACAGAAGAGGACTTTTGGTGGTGTATTGATAAGTGTGTTGCAGCTGAAAATTGGCAACCAAATATGATATTGGATGATGGAGGAGATGCAACACATTTGATgcttaaaaaatacaatgccATGTTTAAAATGATTCAAG GTATTGTTGAAGAGAGTGTTACAGGCGTCCATAGATTGTATCAATTGTCCAAGGCAGGCAAATTATCCGTCCCTGCAATGAATGTAAATGATAGTGTTACAAAGACCAAATTTGATAATCTTTATAGTTGTCGGGAAAGTATTATTGATAG TTTAAAGAGATCCACAGACGTTATGTTTGGAGGAAAACAAGTTGTAATTTGTGGTTATGGAGAAGTTGGCAAAGGATGTTGTCAAGCTCTTAAAGGATTGGGTTGTATTGTATACATTACTGAAATTGATCCAATTTGTGCATTACAAGCtag tATGGATGGGTTTAGAGTAATGAAGCTAAATGAAGTGATTAGAAATGTCGACATTGTTATTACTGCCACAGGCAATAAAAATGTAGTTACTCGGGAACACATGGATAAGATGAAAAATGGATGTGTAGTATGCAATATGGGACATAGTAATACAGAAATAGATATT AACAGTTTACGCACTCCTGATTTAACTTGGGAAAAAGTAAGATCTCAAGTGGACCATGTAATCTGGCCAGATGGAAAGCGTATCGTCCTCCTAGCGGAAGGTCGTTTGGTCAACTTGTCTTGTTCCAGTATTCCTTCTTTTGTAGTCTCCATTACAGCTGCTACACAAGCACTGGCTCTCATCGAACTGTTTAATGCTCCGCCAGGCCGTTACAAGAGTGATGTTTACTTGCTTCCAAAAAAAATGg ATGAATACGTCGCTTCATTACACTTACCAACATTTGATGCACATTTAACAGAATTAACGGATGAGCAAGCAAAATACATGGGTCTGAATAAGGCTGGACCTTTTAAGCCCAGTTATTATCg CTACTAA
- the LOC127064719 gene encoding adenosylhomocysteinase-like 1 isoform X3, with the protein MADGGDTLNTLSGKEARNTVSDGPVTDPASSTKDTKSGALKKSSRYRSRSLSASSTDSYSSASYTGSSSDEDDVSPREKIQKTEKGFTDFCVRNINQHAFGRREIEIAEQEMPGIMALRKRAADDRPLKNAKIVGCTHINAQTAVLIETLVELGAQVRWAACNIYSTQNEVAAALAHTGYPIFAWRGETEEDFWWCIDKCVAAENWQPNMILDDGGDATHLMLKKYNAMFKMIQGIVEESVTGVHRLYQLSKAGKLSVPAMNVNDSVTKTKFDNLYSCRESIIDSLKRSTDVMFGGKQVVICGYGEVGKGCCQALKGLGCIVYITEIDPICALQASMDGFRVMKLNEVIRNVDIVITATGNKNVVTREHMDKMKNGCVVCNMGHSNTEIDINSLRTPDLTWEKVRSQVDHVIWPDGKRIVLLAEGRLVNLSCSSIPSFVVSITAATQALALIELFNAPPGRYKSDVYLLPKKMDEYVASLHLPTFDAHLTELTDEQAKYMGLNKAGPFKPSYYRY; encoded by the exons ATGGCTGACGGGGGAGATACATTGAATACGTTATCAGGAAAAGAGGCTAGAAATACCGTCAGCGATGGTCCAGTTACTGATCCGGCTTCAAGTACTAag GATACTAAATCTGGGGCTTTAAAGAAGTCTAGTCGCTATCGCAGCCGCTCCTTATCTGCTAGCAGCACTGACAGTTACAGTTCTg CATCTTATACAGGAAGTTCATCAGATGAAGATGATGTATCACCACGTGAGAAGATTCAAAAGACGGAAAAAGGCTTTACTGACTTCTGTGTGCGGAATATCAATCAGCATGCCTTTGGGCGCAGAGAAATTGAAATTGCAGAACAAGAAATGCCAGGAATCATGGCACTTCGTAAGCGTGCAGCAGATGATAGg CCATTGAAGAATGCTAAAATTGTGGGATGTACTCATATTAATGCCCAAACAGCAGTTTTGATTGAAACCTTAGTAGAACTTGGAGCACAAGTACGATGGGCtgcatgtaatatttattctacACAAAATGAAGTAGCAGCTGCTTTAGCTCATACTGGATATCCAATTTTTGCTTGGCGGGGTGAAACAGAAGAGGACTTTTGGTGGTGTATTGATAAGTGTGTTGCAGCTGAAAATTGGCAACCAAATATGATATTGGATGATGGAGGAGATGCAACACATTTGATgcttaaaaaatacaatgccATGTTTAAAATGATTCAAG GTATTGTTGAAGAGAGTGTTACAGGCGTCCATAGATTGTATCAATTGTCCAAGGCAGGCAAATTATCCGTCCCTGCAATGAATGTAAATGATAGTGTTACAAAGACCAAATTTGATAATCTTTATAGTTGTCGGGAAAGTATTATTGATAG TTTAAAGAGATCCACAGACGTTATGTTTGGAGGAAAACAAGTTGTAATTTGTGGTTATGGAGAAGTTGGCAAAGGATGTTGTCAAGCTCTTAAAGGATTGGGTTGTATTGTATACATTACTGAAATTGATCCAATTTGTGCATTACAAGCtag tATGGATGGGTTTAGAGTAATGAAGCTAAATGAAGTGATTAGAAATGTCGACATTGTTATTACTGCCACAGGCAATAAAAATGTAGTTACTCGGGAACACATGGATAAGATGAAAAATGGATGTGTAGTATGCAATATGGGACATAGTAATACAGAAATAGATATT AACAGTTTACGCACTCCTGATTTAACTTGGGAAAAAGTAAGATCTCAAGTGGACCATGTAATCTGGCCAGATGGAAAGCGTATCGTCCTCCTAGCGGAAGGTCGTTTGGTCAACTTGTCTTGTTCCAGTATTCCTTCTTTTGTAGTCTCCATTACAGCTGCTACACAAGCACTGGCTCTCATCGAACTGTTTAATGCTCCGCCAGGCCGTTACAAGAGTGATGTTTACTTGCTTCCAAAAAAAATGg ATGAATACGTCGCTTCATTACACTTACCAACATTTGATGCACATTTAACAGAATTAACGGATGAGCAAGCAAAATACATGGGTCTGAATAAGGCTGGACCTTTTAAGCCCAGTTATTATCg CTACTAA
- the LOC127064719 gene encoding adenosylhomocysteinase-like 1 isoform X1, translating into MADGGDTLNTLSGKEARNTVSDGPVTDPASSTKSLEASNNAFHGPRTKLDTKSGALKKSSRYRSRSLSASSTDSYSSASYTGSSSDEDDVSPREKIQKTEKGFTDFCVRNINQHAFGRREIEIAEQEMPGIMALRKRAADDRPLKNAKIVGCTHINAQTAVLIETLVELGAQVRWAACNIYSTQNEVAAALAHTGYPIFAWRGETEEDFWWCIDKCVAAENWQPNMILDDGGDATHLMLKKYNAMFKMIQGIVEESVTGVHRLYQLSKAGKLSVPAMNVNDSVTKTKFDNLYSCRESIIDSLKRSTDVMFGGKQVVICGYGEVGKGCCQALKGLGCIVYITEIDPICALQASMDGFRVMKLNEVIRNVDIVITATGNKNVVTREHMDKMKNGCVVCNMGHSNTEIDINSLRTPDLTWEKVRSQVDHVIWPDGKRIVLLAEGRLVNLSCSSIPSFVVSITAATQALALIELFNAPPGRYKSDVYLLPKKMDEYVASLHLPTFDAHLTELTDEQAKYMGLNKAGPFKPSYYRY; encoded by the exons ATGGCTGACGGGGGAGATACATTGAATACGTTATCAGGAAAAGAGGCTAGAAATACCGTCAGCGATGGTCCAGTTACTGATCCGGCTTCAAGTACTAag AGCCTTGAGGCATCAAATAATGCCTTTCACGGCCCGAGAACAAAATTA GATACTAAATCTGGGGCTTTAAAGAAGTCTAGTCGCTATCGCAGCCGCTCCTTATCTGCTAGCAGCACTGACAGTTACAGTTCTg CATCTTATACAGGAAGTTCATCAGATGAAGATGATGTATCACCACGTGAGAAGATTCAAAAGACGGAAAAAGGCTTTACTGACTTCTGTGTGCGGAATATCAATCAGCATGCCTTTGGGCGCAGAGAAATTGAAATTGCAGAACAAGAAATGCCAGGAATCATGGCACTTCGTAAGCGTGCAGCAGATGATAGg CCATTGAAGAATGCTAAAATTGTGGGATGTACTCATATTAATGCCCAAACAGCAGTTTTGATTGAAACCTTAGTAGAACTTGGAGCACAAGTACGATGGGCtgcatgtaatatttattctacACAAAATGAAGTAGCAGCTGCTTTAGCTCATACTGGATATCCAATTTTTGCTTGGCGGGGTGAAACAGAAGAGGACTTTTGGTGGTGTATTGATAAGTGTGTTGCAGCTGAAAATTGGCAACCAAATATGATATTGGATGATGGAGGAGATGCAACACATTTGATgcttaaaaaatacaatgccATGTTTAAAATGATTCAAG GTATTGTTGAAGAGAGTGTTACAGGCGTCCATAGATTGTATCAATTGTCCAAGGCAGGCAAATTATCCGTCCCTGCAATGAATGTAAATGATAGTGTTACAAAGACCAAATTTGATAATCTTTATAGTTGTCGGGAAAGTATTATTGATAG TTTAAAGAGATCCACAGACGTTATGTTTGGAGGAAAACAAGTTGTAATTTGTGGTTATGGAGAAGTTGGCAAAGGATGTTGTCAAGCTCTTAAAGGATTGGGTTGTATTGTATACATTACTGAAATTGATCCAATTTGTGCATTACAAGCtag tATGGATGGGTTTAGAGTAATGAAGCTAAATGAAGTGATTAGAAATGTCGACATTGTTATTACTGCCACAGGCAATAAAAATGTAGTTACTCGGGAACACATGGATAAGATGAAAAATGGATGTGTAGTATGCAATATGGGACATAGTAATACAGAAATAGATATT AACAGTTTACGCACTCCTGATTTAACTTGGGAAAAAGTAAGATCTCAAGTGGACCATGTAATCTGGCCAGATGGAAAGCGTATCGTCCTCCTAGCGGAAGGTCGTTTGGTCAACTTGTCTTGTTCCAGTATTCCTTCTTTTGTAGTCTCCATTACAGCTGCTACACAAGCACTGGCTCTCATCGAACTGTTTAATGCTCCGCCAGGCCGTTACAAGAGTGATGTTTACTTGCTTCCAAAAAAAATGg ATGAATACGTCGCTTCATTACACTTACCAACATTTGATGCACATTTAACAGAATTAACGGATGAGCAAGCAAAATACATGGGTCTGAATAAGGCTGGACCTTTTAAGCCCAGTTATTATCg CTACTAA
- the LOC127064719 gene encoding adenosylhomocysteinase-like 1 isoform X7, with amino-acid sequence MADGGDTLNTLSGKEARNTVSDGPVTDPASSTKDTKSGALKKSSRYRSRSLSASSTDSYSSGSSSDEDDVSPREKIQKTEKGFTDFCVRNINQHAFGRREIEIAEQEMPGIMALRKRAADDRPLKNAKIVGCTHINAQTAVLIETLVELGAQVRWAACNIYSTQNEVAAALAHTGYPIFAWRGETEEDFWWCIDKCVAAENWQPNMILDDGGDATHLMLKKYNAMFKMIQGIVEESVTGVHRLYQLSKAGKLSVPAMNVNDSVTKTKFDNLYSCRESIIDSLKRSTDVMFGGKQVVICGYGEVGKGCCQALKGLGCIVYITEIDPICALQASMDGFRVMKLNEVIRNVDIVITATGNKNVVTREHMDKMKNGCVVCNMGHSNTEIDINSLRTPDLTWEKVRSQVDHVIWPDGKRIVLLAEGRLVNLSCSSIPSFVVSITAATQALALIELFNAPPGRYKSDVYLLPKKMDEYVASLHLPTFDAHLTELTDEQAKYMGLNKAGPFKPSYYRY; translated from the exons ATGGCTGACGGGGGAGATACATTGAATACGTTATCAGGAAAAGAGGCTAGAAATACCGTCAGCGATGGTCCAGTTACTGATCCGGCTTCAAGTACTAag GATACTAAATCTGGGGCTTTAAAGAAGTCTAGTCGCTATCGCAGCCGCTCCTTATCTGCTAGCAGCACTGACAGTTACAGTTCTg GAAGTTCATCAGATGAAGATGATGTATCACCACGTGAGAAGATTCAAAAGACGGAAAAAGGCTTTACTGACTTCTGTGTGCGGAATATCAATCAGCATGCCTTTGGGCGCAGAGAAATTGAAATTGCAGAACAAGAAATGCCAGGAATCATGGCACTTCGTAAGCGTGCAGCAGATGATAGg CCATTGAAGAATGCTAAAATTGTGGGATGTACTCATATTAATGCCCAAACAGCAGTTTTGATTGAAACCTTAGTAGAACTTGGAGCACAAGTACGATGGGCtgcatgtaatatttattctacACAAAATGAAGTAGCAGCTGCTTTAGCTCATACTGGATATCCAATTTTTGCTTGGCGGGGTGAAACAGAAGAGGACTTTTGGTGGTGTATTGATAAGTGTGTTGCAGCTGAAAATTGGCAACCAAATATGATATTGGATGATGGAGGAGATGCAACACATTTGATgcttaaaaaatacaatgccATGTTTAAAATGATTCAAG GTATTGTTGAAGAGAGTGTTACAGGCGTCCATAGATTGTATCAATTGTCCAAGGCAGGCAAATTATCCGTCCCTGCAATGAATGTAAATGATAGTGTTACAAAGACCAAATTTGATAATCTTTATAGTTGTCGGGAAAGTATTATTGATAG TTTAAAGAGATCCACAGACGTTATGTTTGGAGGAAAACAAGTTGTAATTTGTGGTTATGGAGAAGTTGGCAAAGGATGTTGTCAAGCTCTTAAAGGATTGGGTTGTATTGTATACATTACTGAAATTGATCCAATTTGTGCATTACAAGCtag tATGGATGGGTTTAGAGTAATGAAGCTAAATGAAGTGATTAGAAATGTCGACATTGTTATTACTGCCACAGGCAATAAAAATGTAGTTACTCGGGAACACATGGATAAGATGAAAAATGGATGTGTAGTATGCAATATGGGACATAGTAATACAGAAATAGATATT AACAGTTTACGCACTCCTGATTTAACTTGGGAAAAAGTAAGATCTCAAGTGGACCATGTAATCTGGCCAGATGGAAAGCGTATCGTCCTCCTAGCGGAAGGTCGTTTGGTCAACTTGTCTTGTTCCAGTATTCCTTCTTTTGTAGTCTCCATTACAGCTGCTACACAAGCACTGGCTCTCATCGAACTGTTTAATGCTCCGCCAGGCCGTTACAAGAGTGATGTTTACTTGCTTCCAAAAAAAATGg ATGAATACGTCGCTTCATTACACTTACCAACATTTGATGCACATTTAACAGAATTAACGGATGAGCAAGCAAAATACATGGGTCTGAATAAGGCTGGACCTTTTAAGCCCAGTTATTATCg CTACTAA
- the LOC127064719 gene encoding adenosylhomocysteinase-like 1 isoform X2, with the protein MADGGDTLNTLSGKEARNTVSDGPVTDPASSTKSLEASNNAFHGPRTKLDTKSGALKKSSRYRSRSLSASSTDSYSSGSSSDEDDVSPREKIQKTEKGFTDFCVRNINQHAFGRREIEIAEQEMPGIMALRKRAADDRPLKNAKIVGCTHINAQTAVLIETLVELGAQVRWAACNIYSTQNEVAAALAHTGYPIFAWRGETEEDFWWCIDKCVAAENWQPNMILDDGGDATHLMLKKYNAMFKMIQGIVEESVTGVHRLYQLSKAGKLSVPAMNVNDSVTKTKFDNLYSCRESIIDSLKRSTDVMFGGKQVVICGYGEVGKGCCQALKGLGCIVYITEIDPICALQASMDGFRVMKLNEVIRNVDIVITATGNKNVVTREHMDKMKNGCVVCNMGHSNTEIDINSLRTPDLTWEKVRSQVDHVIWPDGKRIVLLAEGRLVNLSCSSIPSFVVSITAATQALALIELFNAPPGRYKSDVYLLPKKMDEYVASLHLPTFDAHLTELTDEQAKYMGLNKAGPFKPSYYRY; encoded by the exons ATGGCTGACGGGGGAGATACATTGAATACGTTATCAGGAAAAGAGGCTAGAAATACCGTCAGCGATGGTCCAGTTACTGATCCGGCTTCAAGTACTAag AGCCTTGAGGCATCAAATAATGCCTTTCACGGCCCGAGAACAAAATTA GATACTAAATCTGGGGCTTTAAAGAAGTCTAGTCGCTATCGCAGCCGCTCCTTATCTGCTAGCAGCACTGACAGTTACAGTTCTg GAAGTTCATCAGATGAAGATGATGTATCACCACGTGAGAAGATTCAAAAGACGGAAAAAGGCTTTACTGACTTCTGTGTGCGGAATATCAATCAGCATGCCTTTGGGCGCAGAGAAATTGAAATTGCAGAACAAGAAATGCCAGGAATCATGGCACTTCGTAAGCGTGCAGCAGATGATAGg CCATTGAAGAATGCTAAAATTGTGGGATGTACTCATATTAATGCCCAAACAGCAGTTTTGATTGAAACCTTAGTAGAACTTGGAGCACAAGTACGATGGGCtgcatgtaatatttattctacACAAAATGAAGTAGCAGCTGCTTTAGCTCATACTGGATATCCAATTTTTGCTTGGCGGGGTGAAACAGAAGAGGACTTTTGGTGGTGTATTGATAAGTGTGTTGCAGCTGAAAATTGGCAACCAAATATGATATTGGATGATGGAGGAGATGCAACACATTTGATgcttaaaaaatacaatgccATGTTTAAAATGATTCAAG GTATTGTTGAAGAGAGTGTTACAGGCGTCCATAGATTGTATCAATTGTCCAAGGCAGGCAAATTATCCGTCCCTGCAATGAATGTAAATGATAGTGTTACAAAGACCAAATTTGATAATCTTTATAGTTGTCGGGAAAGTATTATTGATAG TTTAAAGAGATCCACAGACGTTATGTTTGGAGGAAAACAAGTTGTAATTTGTGGTTATGGAGAAGTTGGCAAAGGATGTTGTCAAGCTCTTAAAGGATTGGGTTGTATTGTATACATTACTGAAATTGATCCAATTTGTGCATTACAAGCtag tATGGATGGGTTTAGAGTAATGAAGCTAAATGAAGTGATTAGAAATGTCGACATTGTTATTACTGCCACAGGCAATAAAAATGTAGTTACTCGGGAACACATGGATAAGATGAAAAATGGATGTGTAGTATGCAATATGGGACATAGTAATACAGAAATAGATATT AACAGTTTACGCACTCCTGATTTAACTTGGGAAAAAGTAAGATCTCAAGTGGACCATGTAATCTGGCCAGATGGAAAGCGTATCGTCCTCCTAGCGGAAGGTCGTTTGGTCAACTTGTCTTGTTCCAGTATTCCTTCTTTTGTAGTCTCCATTACAGCTGCTACACAAGCACTGGCTCTCATCGAACTGTTTAATGCTCCGCCAGGCCGTTACAAGAGTGATGTTTACTTGCTTCCAAAAAAAATGg ATGAATACGTCGCTTCATTACACTTACCAACATTTGATGCACATTTAACAGAATTAACGGATGAGCAAGCAAAATACATGGGTCTGAATAAGGCTGGACCTTTTAAGCCCAGTTATTATCg CTACTAA
- the LOC127064719 gene encoding adenosylhomocysteinase-like 1 isoform X6, whose protein sequence is MEMSEKKLSESKQDLNISLEASNNAFHGPRTKLDTKSGALKKSSRYRSRSLSASSTDSYSSGSSSDEDDVSPREKIQKTEKGFTDFCVRNINQHAFGRREIEIAEQEMPGIMALRKRAADDRPLKNAKIVGCTHINAQTAVLIETLVELGAQVRWAACNIYSTQNEVAAALAHTGYPIFAWRGETEEDFWWCIDKCVAAENWQPNMILDDGGDATHLMLKKYNAMFKMIQGIVEESVTGVHRLYQLSKAGKLSVPAMNVNDSVTKTKFDNLYSCRESIIDSLKRSTDVMFGGKQVVICGYGEVGKGCCQALKGLGCIVYITEIDPICALQASMDGFRVMKLNEVIRNVDIVITATGNKNVVTREHMDKMKNGCVVCNMGHSNTEIDINSLRTPDLTWEKVRSQVDHVIWPDGKRIVLLAEGRLVNLSCSSIPSFVVSITAATQALALIELFNAPPGRYKSDVYLLPKKMDEYVASLHLPTFDAHLTELTDEQAKYMGLNKAGPFKPSYYRY, encoded by the exons ATGGAAATGTCAGAGAAGAAATTATCAGAGTCAAAACAGGATTTAAATATT AGCCTTGAGGCATCAAATAATGCCTTTCACGGCCCGAGAACAAAATTA GATACTAAATCTGGGGCTTTAAAGAAGTCTAGTCGCTATCGCAGCCGCTCCTTATCTGCTAGCAGCACTGACAGTTACAGTTCTg GAAGTTCATCAGATGAAGATGATGTATCACCACGTGAGAAGATTCAAAAGACGGAAAAAGGCTTTACTGACTTCTGTGTGCGGAATATCAATCAGCATGCCTTTGGGCGCAGAGAAATTGAAATTGCAGAACAAGAAATGCCAGGAATCATGGCACTTCGTAAGCGTGCAGCAGATGATAGg CCATTGAAGAATGCTAAAATTGTGGGATGTACTCATATTAATGCCCAAACAGCAGTTTTGATTGAAACCTTAGTAGAACTTGGAGCACAAGTACGATGGGCtgcatgtaatatttattctacACAAAATGAAGTAGCAGCTGCTTTAGCTCATACTGGATATCCAATTTTTGCTTGGCGGGGTGAAACAGAAGAGGACTTTTGGTGGTGTATTGATAAGTGTGTTGCAGCTGAAAATTGGCAACCAAATATGATATTGGATGATGGAGGAGATGCAACACATTTGATgcttaaaaaatacaatgccATGTTTAAAATGATTCAAG GTATTGTTGAAGAGAGTGTTACAGGCGTCCATAGATTGTATCAATTGTCCAAGGCAGGCAAATTATCCGTCCCTGCAATGAATGTAAATGATAGTGTTACAAAGACCAAATTTGATAATCTTTATAGTTGTCGGGAAAGTATTATTGATAG TTTAAAGAGATCCACAGACGTTATGTTTGGAGGAAAACAAGTTGTAATTTGTGGTTATGGAGAAGTTGGCAAAGGATGTTGTCAAGCTCTTAAAGGATTGGGTTGTATTGTATACATTACTGAAATTGATCCAATTTGTGCATTACAAGCtag tATGGATGGGTTTAGAGTAATGAAGCTAAATGAAGTGATTAGAAATGTCGACATTGTTATTACTGCCACAGGCAATAAAAATGTAGTTACTCGGGAACACATGGATAAGATGAAAAATGGATGTGTAGTATGCAATATGGGACATAGTAATACAGAAATAGATATT AACAGTTTACGCACTCCTGATTTAACTTGGGAAAAAGTAAGATCTCAAGTGGACCATGTAATCTGGCCAGATGGAAAGCGTATCGTCCTCCTAGCGGAAGGTCGTTTGGTCAACTTGTCTTGTTCCAGTATTCCTTCTTTTGTAGTCTCCATTACAGCTGCTACACAAGCACTGGCTCTCATCGAACTGTTTAATGCTCCGCCAGGCCGTTACAAGAGTGATGTTTACTTGCTTCCAAAAAAAATGg ATGAATACGTCGCTTCATTACACTTACCAACATTTGATGCACATTTAACAGAATTAACGGATGAGCAAGCAAAATACATGGGTCTGAATAAGGCTGGACCTTTTAAGCCCAGTTATTATCg CTACTAA